In the Mesoplodon densirostris isolate mMesDen1 chromosome 6, mMesDen1 primary haplotype, whole genome shotgun sequence genome, ATGCATGCTTATTACAGTCTCCTGTGTCTGTACTTGAGGACAGGTGGCCAAGTGGGGTTGTGCGGCTTTCACAAAATGGAGAGAAGATCTGTAAGTCTAATTGTGACTCTGCCCAAGGGAGTTTATCTGTGTGTACCACCTAACAAAACTTTGCTGAGTACTTACATGTGTCAGGGACAATGTGGTTACAGTGAAGGGCCAAGCCATGCCTTTGAGGATCTCTCGGCAAAAAGTGAACAAAGTAGGACTGCCCAGTGTGGAACATGCACCAGCAGAGGCTTGTGCTGGTATAACAGCCAGAAAGCCACTCCCGGGACTTGAAGGGCAGGTCTGCTAAGAGATCCAGAAGAAGGACGCTCTGAGCAGAAGAGGAATATGAGAAAGGGCAGCCCAGGGGCAGGGACCCACCAGGAACTGAGAactggagcagagggagaggccagccCTATGGTAAGAGAGAAGCCTGCAGACCATGAAGGGCTTCAGGTTGTGTTGAGAAATGTGGTCATAATGGTCCAGACTTTTGAGCCTGGGAGTGTCATGCTTGGATTGTGAGTGACACACTCTGGCCACTGTGGCAGGAGATTGAAGGGGCTGGAGTTGAGGGCAGGAAGCCCAGTGAGGTGGTGAAGGATGAGGGAAGAGGATATAGGTGGGAGATAAGGAGAGACTGTAGCAGTGAAAAATAGGAGAGTATTTTTGAATAGGAGACTATTGTTGATACTCTCAATAGTACTCTCCTACTGTTGAATAGgagagtcttttaaaaataatttttataattacaaaataaatatatgctcAATCAGAAAGTGGGGATCACTCAGAGAAGCACAAAGAAAACAGCCTATAATTCTCACTACCCAAAATAACTACcgttaatttattattatatgcCCTTTCAggaagcaaatatttttttatgaaGGTGGTGTCATGTTATATACTAATATTTTGAATCTTGCTTTTTTCACAAAACCATATATCAAGTACATTTTCCTGTGTCAAAAATATTCTATAATGTAATTTTAATGACtatagtgttttattttatgaatgtaCCAAAATATGGTTGAGGAAATTTAGATTATGTATAAAATTTTGCTAGTATAATTATTCTTGTACATTCTTTGTATATATCAACTATTCCCTtaggataaattcatagatagAAATTGTTGAGGGAAAGGATATGTGAATCTAAAAAACTTTGCATATACACTTCAAATTGCTGTGATAAGGGTTATAATAATCTACATGCCCACCAGCAAAATATGAAAGTGTCTGCCTGCTTTTCCAAACTCAATAGGAGGGAATTTTTAGGAAGCAGATCACACACCTTGGTCACCATCTAGATATAAGGAAGAGGGGAGAGATTAAGAGGACTTCTGGGTTTTGGACTCTGGAAAACTGGAGGAAGGGCAGTGCTACCAACTGAGATTTGGAATTGCAGATTAGAGAGAGATTAGGAGTTCATCTGGGGACAAAAATATTCAAGGGCTTCCAGGAAAAGATGTCTGCTGTGTAGCTGGATATACTTATCTGAAGCAAAAGAAAGAGGTTTGGGCTACAGACATGAATTCTGAAATCAACATATAGGTGGTAGCTGAAGTCATAGAGATTGCCCAAAAAAGAGTAAGAAAGTGGCCAAGGATAGGGCTTTGGAGAATATCAACATTTCAGGAGTAGGTAAAGGAAgaagagccataaaaggagacAGTGATAGGATGAAAATCATAGAGAAACCAACAAAGACAGCATTATTAGACAAAGCTCGGTGTCAAATGCTGTCAGCACAGAAAGGAATCTCTTGGATGTAGTAACACTTAGCCGCCTGGCTAAACAGCTTCAGCGACTGGTGAGGAATGAAAATCAGATAGCAGTGGGATTAATAATGAAGGAAAAGGCTTCTGCTTCTGGCAGTATGGTGGTCTAGAAACTCTGCAGGGCCCTCCTGCTTCCAAACAACTAGGTCctgcataaaaattaattttcattttgttttggacAGTCAGTGGAGATGAGTAGTAAGTATGCTAAGACAGGATTTCCCTGAGGACAAACGCCACTATCGGAACTACAAGCAGGAGTTTAAGCCTTAAGCTAGCTGAAAGATGGAGCAACTGAACCTGTAAATTCCAAACTGAACCAGAAAGTCCAGTGATCTCTGGCTCCcttcctccccaacacacacacacacacacacacacacaatgaatgtATATCTTCTATGGTGGAAAATATCCTCAATGTAGGTTTCCAGGTATCCTTAGAGTATGGCCAATCAAATCTGAGCTCACAATAAAAGACATAAGGAAACAAACCACCATATGACAGAGTCAACAGAAACAACAAACAGCAGACTTAAACCTCCAAGGATGTCAGATATTGGAAATAATAGTTAAAGAACacaaaataattatgattttttcTGAGCAAAATGTGAACTCATCAAAATGAGGATGCAACAAGagattatattttgaaaagaatggacagattttttaaagaaatgaaattttagaaataaaagatatatgtGTTAAAACCAAAACTCAATGGATGGATTAAGGAGCAAATTAGACACAGCTTAAGAACATcagtgaaatgaaaaacagagcagggggacttccctggtggtccagtggttaagactccacgctttcaatgcagggggcacgggttccatccctggctggggaactaagatcccacaagctgtgcagtgtgggaaaaaaaaaaaaaaaaaaaaaaaaaaacagagcaaaagaaGTTTCCCAGAATGCGGCACAGAGAGACAAAGAGCTatagaaaatatggaagaaaCATTAAGCaatatgaaagaaagagaagatcccACACAACTACTCAGGGTTCCAGAAGGAAAGAGCAGAAAGGAGAGTAGTCATTATCTGAAGAGACAAAGGCTCTTGATTTTCAACAACTAACAAGAGAAATGAATCCATGGATTCTTAGATAACACGTGAAACTGCACAACACCAGCTTAAGAGATGACCTTAAAAACATGCagagagaaattattttcaatgtGTCCTCCTttcaagaacaaaagaaagataaagacacttacaaacaaaaactaaaatatttactacagtAAGACTtataatagggggcttccctggtggcacagtggttaagaacctgcctgccaatgcaggggacacaggtacacaggttcgagccctggtccgggaagatcccacacgctgctgAGCGgctaagtccgtgcaccgcaactactgagcctgcactctacagcccgtgagccacgactacggagcccacgtgctgcaactgctgaagccctcgcgcctagagcccgtgctccgcaacaagagaagccaccgcaatgagaagcccatgcaccgcaacgaacagtagcccccgctcgcctcagctagagaaagcccacgcacagcaacgaagacgcaacacagccaaaaataaaaataaataaattttttaaaaaagacttataaTAAAGGAACTTCTAAAGGATACACTTTGGGGAGAAGGAAATGACAACAAAAGGAAGGtctgagatgcaagaaggaatAGTGAGCTAAGAAACTGGTAGACATGAGATAAATTTAAACATTGTccatagaaaataattataataatttttaaatttaaagaaagaaccaaaatattggaaaacaaTATCATGTAAATTGTATATTGGAAAACAACATCATGTAAGGTACAAGGATAGGAAAGGAATTTTTACaaaaactgtcattattcacaGATGATACAGTTGTGTTTATAGAATCTACAAATTATTAGAATAAGAGAATTTAGAAAGTTGGATGAATTTAAGATAAAAAGCATATTTAGGAAGCATAatcttaaaatacatatatatcattttaGCAACAAAGAGTGAGAGTAagtagaaataaatctaacaatGTGTGCAAAACTGAATGAATAATATTATAAAACTTTGAAtaccttaaaaaaatacttaaatgaaGAGGCATAACATGCTCATGAATAGGAAGAGTCACTAACATAAAGATTCCATGCAATTCTGATTAAAATCTCAACAGGAGTTTTTGAAGAATTTGACAAGCTGTCTCTAAAATTTATAGAGAAGAGCGAAGGCCCAAGAACTAGCTAAAACACACCTGAAGAAGAAGGGGACTTGCCCAGTcagatattaatatttattaccaAGCTATAGAAATCCATAAAGCATAATATTACTGTAGGGATACACAAATTGATTAATGGAATAAAACCAGAAATGGAGCCACACATATATGGAAACGATATACAACAGAGATGACTGAAAGTAAAGCTATGGGAAAAGATGTATCAGGCTTGGGGTGGCATTACCAATCTGTGGGATAAGATAGATTACTCAATGAGACAACTGGTTATCCATgtggataaaaattaaattgatccCCTAATTCACACCAAACCCCCAAACAAATTCCTGACAGATTAAGGCATAAATATGGAAAGTAGAactataattttagaaaaaattatgaCATTATCTCCATTATCTTAGATTATGGATGGATTTCCTAAGTCACAAAAGCACCACATAAGAGATGAATAAATTCAACTGTGTTAAAATTAGGAACttatgttcatcaaaagacaccaaaaagaaaatgaagttacAAGCCACCAACTGAGAGACGATAACTGCAACATGTAACTGACAAAGGAATATGTAGACTGTATAAAGAACTATAATTCTCTGGGTTAAAATGAACACGTTTTGACTCCTTCCTAAAACCCCTTGAAAACTACAATAAATGCATATTTAAGACATAAATTTGCAAGAATAGTGAGAAGGAAGGACAATGACAACAAAATTTCAGAAGCTGGAAAGTGTGATAGATAAGTAGTAACTGACACAGCAGATCTGAGAAAGCTGAATCCAAAGCCAgcagtgggaaacacaagacagAATTCAACTTAAAAcggcagaatttttaaaaggctcAGAAATTGGTAATACTAGGTTTCTTTGGAACAGAAGATGGGACAGGGCCAAGGCTGAAACAGTAATGATTTGAAAGCTAAGAAGCAATTAAACCCCCTCTTCTATTCCATGCCGTAGGGTGACTGCTCGCCCATCTCTGCAAAAGTCAGAAGGCTTATTTTTTTGGCAAGGATCTCAGGACTGGAGATTCCAGGCCCGGCTAAGTTCAGGGTACCGTACTGAAAACAGATGAACATCCGTATGCTGAATGCTAAACCCCCAGCAGCCCTCTCCTCCACTAGGTTCTCAGAACAATGGCAGCTAGGTCACTACTCTCAAGCCAAAGACTGAAAGAGTATCTTCCGAGGGATCTGATCAGCCCAAGAGAAAAGACCTACAGATACTGACAGAGTTTGCAACAAATAGTCTAGCCAGAGCATCCTACAATGATGCCCACCCACAGCTCAAAGCCTCCAATGAGCCTTTTTAGTCTCCTACTCATAAACATGAGCGGACAATCAAAGATTACAGACATCTGAGGGAAGCCTCGAATGGAAACACTGAAGAGTCTGTGAGTTCTTCTAAATGattgcgtgcgtgtgtgtgtgtgtgtgtgtgagcgtgtctGAGTGTGTACATCTATGAGTGTATCTGGGCGCACAGATCTATGTGTATGTCTGgacgtgcatgtgtttgtgtgtatgtaaaacTCAGGGGAGTGCTAAGTCTTGGGGCCCCTCCACCCATATGGAGTATGACTGTGTAGGATCTGCCCACAGAACAAAACCTCAGCTGGGCACGGAGGATCCAAGAAGCCCCTCAGCTGAGGGGTTTTCAGGGGAGTAGGAGCACTAGAAGCAGCAAGGTCTCATCCCAGGCCAAGAGAAGCCTCTGCTCTTCAGATCATAAAGATGAAATGCGGTGTAACGGTGTCATCACAGCACCTTGCTGCCCACTATGATGAGAAAGTCCTTTCTGGTGTCTGACTTTGCTGGGCGTCCCACCGCTGTAACCCAGCTGTCTTTTCATCCCAGCTGCCTACAGAGACGTGGGCCCACAACTAACTTGGCAATGTGCCTTTAGCTGAGGACAAGGGGGCCCTTGATCTGGGCTTCTACAGATCCAGCCAAACAAGGGGTGTTGGGATAAGATGAGGTGAACCCCAAGAAGCAGGGGGGCCCAGAGCCTGAacaaagatcaggaaaaaaatcagGACAGGATGAGGACCAGCACAACGTAAATGTCAGGGTCAAGGGTAATATTGGTGTCAAGATGAGAGCCACAGCAGAATTAGGGTCAGAGAATTAGATTTTAAAGTAGGTGCCCCTCTGGCCCCATCCTTCATCTCCTTCAAGGTGCCAGATTCACAGAGAGCCCTTCCTGTCCAAAACACCTGCCTAAGGTAGCCAGCTCCCAGGGCAGCCAGCCTTTCCTGAGGTTGTTCCACGGGCCTGTTGCTCTGTTGGGGAAGACCCAGGCCATGCTCCCAGGCAGCACACAGTCTGGAAGAAAGAGGGCAGGAACACCCAGCTCTGCCCTTATAGGTCCCAGTCAAGGAAAGGACAGAAATGAGAAGAACATCAGAAAACCACTCTGACTGAGGGAAAATGTTGGGTTCCAAGTCCAAGCCTTGGatggaaaagaaggagaaaagggtgATTCAAGCAAAAGAACTATGCAGAGGGAACCAAGGCTGGCCTGGGGATCCCTCTGGCATAGGGAGAGGGTTGGGAGACCCACCTGGGCTGACCTAAATAGGGGCTAAATCTAGGTCCAGCTGGATACCAAGGCTGGGGTCTCCATGCACCTAGccatctcctcccctctctccttgcCAGGCCCTGACTCAGACTGTGAAGCACCACGTGGATCCTGAAGCCCTGCAGAAGATGGTCAAGTGTGCTGTGCAGGACTACAGCTATAAGAGTTCCATACCAAGCCACCCCTACTTGCCTGAGAAATACTGGCTCTCTCAAGAGGAAGGTAGGGCCTCACGCATCACCCAACTGTGACCCCATTCAGTGACCCCAACAAAGACCCTACACCTGAACCCAACTTGACTTCTGACCTCCACCCTGATCCTATACAAACCTTATCCCCATCCTCGACCAGGGCTTCTTCTCTAATTACCCCCATTCCAGCTTGATTCCCAACCACCTGGCCTGACCTTGATCCTGACCCCTGACCCTGGAGGAGGAGGTCCAGGCTCTGCCTTTTGGGAGCTCCCAGTCTATGCCAAAGAATTGGAAGAGACCTGGGCCTTATCcctagagagagggagggagcattAACCTCCTCCAAACAAATTCCTACATGTGTATTCCGGTGCTATCTTCTCCCATCTTCTTAGTGACCCTGTTCCATCAGGTTCCCTTCTCTCCTGCATCCCTCTGCCTCACCACATCTCTCTCCCCTCAACCTGGAAGCCTTTTCTAATTTCCTCCTGTCTAAAAATTCTCTCTCGCTCCTCCCCTTCACAGCCAAGattcttggaaatagagtctATGTCTCTACTTCCTCACTCCTTATGCCTTATGAGAAATTATCTTTCTCATTTGGTTAGGTGTTTATTATGTCTTCCTGTACATTCCAAAAGAACAGAGAGTCTTGTTTTATTTAGAGCTGTGCCCTCTCCACCTGGAATAGCAGCAGGCAtcataagtatttgctgaatgaattgaTGATTAATCTTCAATTGAAATTGGGAGTCTGCATCTCCTACACTCATGTTTAATGTTTATTAAAACTGATCTTGTATGGTTCTAATTACCTCATCCATGGGACTCTTCAGTCTTTTCCTCATGAGACCTACCCTATGTATTACACTCTGACCACTCTCTACTCTGTGAAACTCCTTCCTTCCTCAGCTTCTCTGATGCCTCAAATTCCTGGGTCTCTTGTCTAATCATTCTGGAAACATGGGGTTCCTCGGAATGCTGATCGGAGCCCTCCTCTCTCCTTATTCCTCTCCTGAGACCGTTTAATCTAACCCACATCTTTAATTACTGACAACTCTAAGTCTTTATTTCTAGTCTTGTCCTCTTACCAGGATTCCACTTTCCTTTATCTGATTATGATCAAATTTACCTGAATGGCCCCAAACACTTCAAACTCAGTATGTCCAACCCACCAACCTAGAACTCCAAGTCCCAACACACTGTCCCACACATACACGCACCTGCTCTTACTCTAGGGCTCCTAGAACTCCTTTCCTAATCTCTCACATGTATTCTTTAACATTGTTAGCGTGGTGGATCAGAGAGGAACTTACAGGACACTTAGGTGACTGGATGGGTGGGGCTTCGGAGGGTTTTAAGTAGAGAACTGTCTTGGTCAGATTTTCATTTATCATAAGTGCCACAGTTTCTATGTAGAGATCGGATTGTAGGATTTCAGAATGAGGCAGGAAGACCAGTAagctaataacaataataaaaacaataataatgtgatgatgatgatgatggtagttttctctgtgccaggcattgttctaaatgttttacatataatAACTTATTTAAATCTCACAACGACCCTATGGGGTAGATagtattattacccccattttaaaattaaggaaacagagaCAAGGTGAAATTAATTAACTAGATCAAGGTCACACACAGTTAATATCTGGCAGAGCTGAAATTTGAACCACAGGAGTCGGTCTACAGAGTCCATCCTATTAACCATGACGTTCTTGTCTCCTGGTTTAGGCACTGCAGAGATACAGGAGTGATATCATGGGAGACTGGAAGAAAGAATAGAGTCAAGTGATTTTAAGGAGGCAGAATAAGCAAACTTTGAGCCTGGATGTGGAAGATGAGAGGGAGGATTTGGGAGGAGGCCCGTTTCCAGGGTTTCCAGGTTGGCTGATTCAGAGAGGGTGGTGCCAGGATGAAAAGTGATCAGCTCAAAGGACCCAGGCTCCACTCAGAAGCTTGTCTTAGGTGGGATATAGGCTGCATCTCAGTGCCTAAATAAGACAAGTATGGGGCCAGGCTGGGCTTTTCTGGCCTACGGGAGACGAGTGAGAGTCCAGCTTTGTGCTGGGGATCAGAGGAAAAGCATCTAAGGGGTCCCAGATCCTGGGGCAGAATAAGGAGTAATACTGTCTTATGTCTCCACCCCTATGATCAAGCAGACAAACGCAACCCAAACCACCTGTGCGGTAACCGGTATAATACACGGAGGATGGGACCTTACAACTGTACGGGCTGGAACAAATGTGCCACATACCTTCCTCGGCTGCCTAAGGTATCTACTGTGCCCAGCAAAGATGCCTGGGGCCTGGGaccaccccccactccccactccccatgtGCCTCCCAAACCACAGTGTCTGATATTTCACCATTAGTTTCTCATCcctttcccaccaacaatgctccaaggcctttTCCCATTTGTGAGACTAGGGTTTATAAAAGAGTCCAGCCACGGCCCCAGGCatgaagaaagagggaagatgTAAGGATACCAGGCAAGAGTAGGGGCTCTTAACTGTAGGTTGATGGCCGACCTCAGGTTGACTGAACCCTTCTGAATCAGAACTTCCTCAAGAATCATCAGAATTTTTCATAAgttccccaagtgattctgatgggCAGGCAACACTGCAATATTGAAAAATCCCTATTAGAGAGACACAAAGACACAGCTACACAGAGTCGGCTAGACAAAAAAGGGTAAAATCAGAGGCAAACGGTGGGACAGGGGTGTCAGAGGTGCAGGTCCAGACCTGGTCCACCTACAGCtccacttcccccacccccaccacctgGGAGGCGGAGTAAACCGCGTTGCCCAGCGACAACCCCAAACACTCAGAACGTGGGAGAGTAGGGGAGCTTCTGGAGGGCGGCAGAAGGCGCGGCCTGGGACTAGTCTGCGTGTTCTGGGAGAACCCCCAAAGGAGGAACTCTTCCGGGTCAGAGCTTGAGGCAGCGTGTTTGCCACTTCCAGGAGACTGGGATGGAGGCAGCAGTTCGAGGAATGCCCTTGGTGTACCCTCCTAAGCCGGAGCGACTCAGCGCCTACGGTAACAGATGGTGGGGCAGTGGAGGGAAATGGGTAGGCCAGAAGGACGGAGGGATGGAGACCCGAGGTACGGGGCGGAGGCCGAGGGCCCTGGAGAGGCTGTAACCTtgtctctatctgtttgtgtctcCATCTCTTCCTGTCTCTGACCCTGTCTCTTCCCATTCCTGTGACTGTGTCTGGGTCTCCCGGGCTCGGGGCCCGCGGGCGCAGAGCGCGAGGTACTGGTGAACATGCTGAACTCGCTGTCACGGAACCAGCCGCTGCCAGAGATCACGCCCCGCTGCGGGTGTGTGGACCCGCTGCCGGGCCGCCTGCCCTTCCAGGGTTATGAAAGCGCTTGCTCGGGCCGCCACTACTGTCTGCGCGGCATGGACTACTGCGTCGCCGGGCCACCCTGCACCGAACGTCGCCTGCGACTTTTGCGCACAGAGCAGCCGACTGCAAGGTTCGCAGGGCCGCGCGCGCAGTAGCCGGGCCCCGCCCCCAAACAAGCCCCGCCCCCAGAGTCCCCCCTACCCCAGCTGCGGACGCTCCATCCCTAACCACTTCTAGCTCTGACCTGCCTCTGTGCCAGACCCCACTCCGCCTCCAGCCCGCGCGGTCCGCTTACTGGCGCCTCCCTGTCCCGCCCTGGGGCCTCACGGCCTGAACGTACGGCTGAGGCGGGAGAACCTGCACGGAGATACCCGAGTTCCTGATCCTGTCCCTCCTGAACTGGGCTCAAGGTCAACCTGGCTCCTATACGTCTTCTGGAGGCTCTGCCCGAGGGTTTCTTTGAGGAACAAACTCCGCACACCAGtttgctcccccttcccacacccgccggccccgccccctACCTGGTCACCCAGCCCTGGAGACGCAGGTTCTAGCTTGCGGCGTGCCATGTGTCCTCAGAACAGTGTCCCCTATTCCTGGGCCTCAGGTCACCGTTGGTAATGGGCAGGGTCATCGCTGGGTTCTAAGAAGGCAAGGAAGTGGTGACCGCATTACCAGAAGGGCCTGGCCTCCTCGGAGCCCCGCACCACCTCTGGAGGTAGACAGCCTCGCGTGTTATTgtggaggaaactgaagctcgaGCGCTCAGCAGAAGCCCAGACTGCAACGCGGTCTTTTCCCTGCACTTGGCGTTAGACAAGGCTGGCTGAGCCTGGGAGAACTCCAATGTCCGCGTCTGTCTAGAGAGCTGTGAAAGGGGGAGGGAGATCCTGAACCCTGTCCCTAACCCCGTGGTGATACCCCGTCCCTCCCCAGGCTGAGAGAGACTGATTCATTGTGCAAAACTGGGTCTTATCCCTCACAAGGGCGTGGAGGAGCAAGAAAGTGCCTAAGCCTCAGAAACGTCGCCTCGTCGATAAGCTGGAGTAATTGCTGTCCCATGTTGAGGATCCGGGGGCTCCCAGGTCCTCAATGACTGTACCCCAACCTTCCCCAGAGTACAGCGTTCTCCGCCGCCCAGCCTGGGCGGCAGAAACGAGGCCTTAGAGGGAGAGGGACTTTAGGTGTCTTCCCAGAGGCGACGTTTCAAGGTCTTGAAGAGACAGCAGGCCGGAAGGGAGGATCTCCGAGCAGTAGGACTGACACCTGAAGTGCGGCTCAGAGTCTTGGTCTGGGTTGGGGCGTAGAGGGGAGTCAAAAGGCCTGACCCACTCCTGCCCACCGCTTCCTTCTCCAGGAGTGTATCGCCCTGCGAGCACCGGAAGGGAATGCAATGTGCTGTTATAACTCCCCCGCCGTCATACTACCCTTGTCCGAACCTTAGGTAAATCTGGGGCGCACACATGCAAATGCGCACCCACACAGAAGCTGTAACCTTGGCATGGCGGGGGACCCAGGGACTAGTTGGGATAACTGACCGCTGCGATGCACCGACTGGAAGATGACACCAGGGGGCGATGGTGCCATGGGGAAGTCAAAGCTGGCAACTAAATGAGAGGGCATGGAGATGGCATTGAGGGTTTACAGGTTGGCAGTGGGGCTTAGAGTCAAGAGATCAGGGCGTTAGGTTCAGGGCTTGAATTAAAGTGTAAAAAGTCAGTGTTAGGGAGCGGGTATTGGGAGTCAAAAATTTAACAGTAGAACCTGAGGTCAAGAGGTCAGTGTTGGAGCCTAGGGCCATTATTCGGGACAAAATGTTGGGATAAGATTAGCGCTGAGAATTGGAGTCAGACATATGAGGGTCCAAAAGGGCCAACCCATCTCTCCCCACAGATGGGAAACAAGTCACTTCAAGAAGACCGGTGGCCCCCAGAGAAACAACTATGTCTTCCACCCTGAGTTTGTGTCCGAGACCTATCCTGACTACCACTGCCGGTAGAGCCCGGGCTTCCCGGGGCCAAGGGGGCtgaacaataaataaattcttcAT is a window encoding:
- the SPMIP6 gene encoding sperm microtubule inner protein 6 codes for the protein MFLFSRKTKTPISTYRDSYRAPTSIKEVYKDPPLWAWEANRFVTPALTQTVKHHVDPEALQKMVKCAVQDYSYKSSIPSHPYLPEKYWLSQEEADKRNPNHLCGNRYNTRRMGPYNCTGWNKCATYLPRLPKETGMEAAVRGMPLVYPPKPERLSAYEREVLVNMLNSLSRNQPLPEITPRCGCVDPLPGRLPFQGYESACSGRHYCLRGMDYCVAGPPCTERRLRLLRTEQPTECIALRAPEGNAMCCYNSPAVILPLSEP